In Helianthus annuus cultivar XRQ/B chromosome 3, HanXRQr2.0-SUNRISE, whole genome shotgun sequence, a single window of DNA contains:
- the LOC110930796 gene encoding protein LATERAL ROOT PRIMORDIUM 1 has product MGMFVVAPSNHHPNHHLSDHPHDHPHSLHHTISGTAAATALGVGVGVIPLLTNVATSCSNNNNNINSIQFWQTPQGYSKKGIVSDHVFAGGGGGNGGGGGSVSTSASGSTTTCQDCGNQAKKDCNHRRCRTCCKSRGFDCATHVKSTWVPAARRRERQLVVTSTGGGVTAAGSSASTSGSKKPRLVSRTTTPSHTSTSRSFGTSSSHHQDAKFMQSLPGQVRAPAVFKCVRVTAVEDGDDEYAYQACVTISGHVFKGFLYDQGVETRDQTNVPNLSELHLGGGGGGGRNVSCCLTSPPLNPPAGYSGGLLG; this is encoded by the exons ATGGGCATGTTTGTTGTTGCTCCCTCTAACCATCATCCAAACCATCATCTCTCCGATCATCCTCATGATCATCCTCATTCTCTCCACCACACAATCTCCGGCACCGCCGCTGCGACGGCGCTTGGTGTCGGAGTGGGTGTCATTCCACTTTTAACTAATGTTGCCACTAGTTGtagcaataataataataatattaatagtatTCAGTTCTGGCAAACTCCACAAGGTTATTCAAAAAAAGGTATAGTCTCCGATCATGTGTTTGCCGGTGGTGGTGGAGgtaacggtggtggtggtgggtcggtgtCCACGTCAGCTTCAGGGTCGACAACAACGTGTCAAGATTGTGGGAACCAAGCGAAGAAAGACTGCAACCACCGGCGGTGTAGAACTTGTTGTAAAAGTAGAGGGTTTGATTGTGCTACTCACGTGAAAAGCACGTGGGTTCCGGCAGCTCGCCGTCGTGAACGTCAGCTGGTTGTTACTTCCACCGGTGGTGGTGTAACTGCAGCTGGTTCTTCAGCTTCCACTTCAGGGTCTAAGAAGCCTCGGCTTGTTTCTCGTACTACAACACCTTCTCATACTTCTACTTCTAGAAGCTTTGGAACTAGCTCTAGTCATCACCAAG ATGCTAAATTCATGCAATCATTGCCGGGTCAAGTACGCGCTCCGGCGGTGTTCAAGTGCGTTCGAGTAACCGCAGTCGAAGATGGAGACGACGAATACGCATACCAAGCATGCGTAACCATCAGTGGTCATGTGTTCAAAGGCTTCCTCTATGATCAAGGAGTTGAAACACGAGACCAAACCAACGTGCCGAATTTATCCGAATTGCATttaggcggtggtggtggcggagggcGGAATGTGAGCTGTTGTTTAACATCACCACCACTAAACCCACCGGCAGGATACAGTGGAGGATTGCTTGGTTGA
- the LOC110930794 gene encoding calcium-dependent protein kinase 17-like yields the protein MGNCCSQKEPPTQDGPTNSGDNNGQTSQNSQTTPQTASPSPTANAGKPSPIGTVLGRPMEDVRTSYTIGKELGRGQFGVTHSCTCKQTGEQFACKTIGKRKLSTKEDMDDVRREVQIMHHLSGQKNIVDLKGAYEDKHSVHLVMELCAGGELFDRIIAKGYYTERGAASLLRTIVQIVHTCHSMGVIHRDLKPENFLLLNGDEDAPLKATDFGLSVFYKQGYAYTYTYMNFIML from the coding sequence ATGGGGAACTGTTGTTCCCAAAAAGAACCACCAACACAAGACGGGCCCACAAATTCGGGTGACAACAATGGACAAACATCCCAAAACTCGCAAACCACCCCTCAAACGGCATCCCCATCACCCACCGCAAACGCTGGCAAGCCGTCCCCTATTGGCACGGTCTTAGGACGTCCAATGGAGGATGTCCGCACATCTTACACAATCGGTAAAGAGCTCGGACGAGGCCAGTTTGGTGTCACCCATTCATGCACATGCAAACAAACAGGCGAGCAATTTGCATGCAAAACAATAGGCAAACGTAAACTTTCAACCAAGGAAGATATGGATGATGTTAGAAGAGAAGTTCAAATCATGCATCATTTAAGCGGTCAGAAGAATATCGTGGACCTTAAGGGTGCGTATGAAGACAAGCATTCGGTTCATTTAGTAATGGAGTTATGCGCCGGTGGTGAGTTGTTTGATCGGATTATTGCGAAAGGTTATTATACCGAAAGGGGTGCTGCATCATTGCTTAGAACAATTGTTCAAATTGTGCATACTTGTCATTCAATGGGGGTTATTCATAGAGATCTAAAGCCTGaaaactttcttcttttgaatggTGATGAAGATGCTCCTCTAAAGGCTACGGATTTCGGTCTCTCAGTTTTTTACAAACAAGGTTatgcatatacatatacatatatgaaTTTCATAATGTTGTAA
- the LOC118479366 gene encoding calcium-dependent protein kinase 17-like produces the protein MHSLTKKSPKLPSSPIKSEHGIFNAILRGYVDFTSDPWPTISSQAKDLVRKMLNSDPKLRITAQQVLSHPWIKEDGEAPDTPLDNAVMGRLKQFRAMNKFKKVALRVIAGCLSEEEIMGLKEMFKGIDTDNSGTITVEELKEGLSKQGTKLTEKEVKQLMEAADADGNGTIDYEEFITATMHMNRMDREEHLYTAFQYFDKDNSGYITIEEMEQAIREYGMNDGRDIKEIVSEIDTDHDGRINYDEFVAMMRKGNRETSIHPKRRRDSYVPNI, from the exons ATGCATTCATTAACGAAAAAGTCACCAAAATTGCCGTCTTCACCTATAA AATCCGAGCACGGGATATTTAATGCAATCTTACGTGGGTATGTCGATTTTACAAGCGATCCATGGCCTACGATATCTTCTCAAGCTAAAGATCTAGTTAGGAAGATGTTAAATTCAGATCCTAAGCTACGGATAACCGCACAACAAGTGCTTT CTCACCCGTGGATAAAAGAAGACGGCGAAGCACCCGATACACCACTTGACAATGCTGTTATGGGAAGGCTAAAACAATTTAGAGCGATGAACAAGTTCAAAAAAGTTGCTCTCCGG GTTATCGCAGGATGCCTCTCGGAGGAAGAAATTATGGGATTGAAGGAAATGTTCAAAGGAATTGATACTGATAATAGTGGAACGATAACGGTTGAGGAGCTAAAAGAAGGGCTTTCCAAGCAAGGGACAAAACTAACCGAGAAAGAAGTTAAACAATTGATGGAAGCT GCGGATGCAGACGGGAATGGAACCATAGACTACGAAGAGTTCATAACCGCAACAATGCATATGAATAGAATGGATAGAGAAGAACATCTCTACACTGCATTCCAGTACTTTGATAAAGACAATAGTGG GTACATAACTATAGAAGAAATGGAGCAAGCTATACGCGAATATGGTATGAATGATGGAAGGGATATAAAAGAGATAGTATCCGAGATAGACACGGATCAT GATGGTCGGATAAACTACGACGAATTTGTGGCAATGATGAGAAAAGGGAACAGAGAAACAAGTATACATCCAAAGAGAAGAAGAGATTCTTATGTTCCAAATATATAG
- the LOC110930792 gene encoding uncharacterized protein LOC110930792 produces the protein MDFHFHMATTTSSTGCSPQNMQFYTAPSSPIGLDTGSDYNDHEFEFEVTTRMFTNCCEFQQTYPSFWWTKRNDSGQENYRLPARAASFCSGQVLPLKPPPRLQTSVSSSPRSPNSLLRVRFSRSRAWNDDFDPFQFALEKVSDETRARMSFHRRSQSYSGYRTSSVAHWLDGAADREKGHKKQEFNPNNNNNIISKIFDPGYGHVSLRMNPNEHLKPRGPTLAMMMMEHKETVYSRRVVPKEHVDKPRAKSSRMARSTTKGMWLGRRVNDEDHEHMKGGSESKCSTESKMHRVMSFLLKLKKGSNESNKNWKLRRCLGYSPRSPPFMK, from the exons ATGGATTTTCATTTCCATATGGCTACAACCACAAGTTCAACCGGTTGCAGCCCTCAAAACATGCAATTCTACACCGCACCATCAAGCCCGATCGGTCTAGACACTGGTTCGGATTACAATGACCATGAGTTCGAGTTTGAGGTCACTACCCGGATGTTTACAAACTGTTGCGAGTTTCAACAAACGTATCCTTCTTTTTGGTGGACAAAAAGAAACGATAGTGGGCAGGAAAACTATCGGCTACCAGCTCGAGCCGCATCATTTTGTAGTGGACAAGTTTTACCTTTGAAACCCCCTCCGCGACTCCAAACATCCGTCTCTTCATCGCCAAGGTCGCCGAACTCGTTACTAAGGGTCCGGTTTTCTAGATCGCGTGCTTGGAATGATGACTTTGACCCTTTCCAGTTTGCTTTGGAGAAAGTTAGCGATGAAACGAGGGCTAGGATGAGTTTCCATAGACGGTCTCAATCGTACTCAGGATATAGAACTAGTAGTGTCGCACACTGGCTCGATGGTGCGGCGGACCGGGAAAAAGGCCACAAGAAACAagagtttaatcccaataacaataacaacataATATCCAAAATTTTCGATCCGG GGTATGGACATGTTAGTTTGCGTATGAACCCCAATGAACATTTAAAACCACGTGGGCCAACACTCGCGATGATGATGATGGAGCATAAAGAGACGGTATACTCAAGACGGGTCGTTCCTAAGGAACATGTTGACAAACCGAGGGCAAAGTCAAGTCGAATGGCTCGAAGCACAACCAAAGGTATGTGGCTAGGAAGAAGGGTGAATGATGAAGACCATGAGCACATGAAGGGTGGAAGTGAGTCAAAATGTAGTACGGAATCAAAGATGCATAGAGTGATGTCATTTTTGCTCAAGTTGAAAAAGGGTAGCAATGAAAGTAATAAAAACTGGAAACTACGTCGTTGCttagggtattctcctaggagcCCACCATTTATGAAGTAA